Proteins encoded in a region of the Mycolicibacterium duvalii genome:
- a CDS encoding PHP domain-containing protein, with product MDPVTALRQIAYYKDRAREDPRRVMAYRNAADVVAALTDEQRARHGAANSWQSLPKIGPKTATVIAQAWAGREPDVLVELREGAQDLGGGELRAALRGDLHVHSNWSDGSAPIEEMMTAARDLGHEYCALTDHSPRLKIANGLSADRLREQLDVIDEIREKVAPLRILTGIEVDILEDGSLDQEPDLLERLDVVVASVHSKLAMDASAMTRRMLKAVANPHTDVLGHCTGRLVTGGRGMRPESKFDAEKVFTACRDSGTAVEINSRPERRDPPTRLLELAIDIGCVFAIDTDSHAPGQLDFLGYGAQRALDAGLPAERIVNTWPADELLAWASS from the coding sequence ATGGACCCGGTCACCGCGCTGCGCCAGATCGCCTACTACAAGGACCGCGCCCGCGAGGATCCCCGACGGGTGATGGCCTACCGCAACGCCGCCGATGTCGTCGCCGCGCTGACCGACGAGCAGCGCGCGCGGCACGGCGCGGCCAACAGCTGGCAGTCCCTGCCCAAGATCGGCCCGAAGACGGCAACGGTGATCGCCCAGGCCTGGGCGGGCCGGGAACCCGACGTACTGGTCGAGCTTCGGGAGGGCGCGCAGGACCTCGGCGGCGGTGAACTGCGGGCCGCGTTGCGCGGTGATCTGCACGTCCATTCCAACTGGTCGGACGGTTCGGCGCCGATCGAGGAGATGATGACCGCCGCCCGCGACCTCGGTCACGAGTACTGCGCGCTGACCGATCACTCACCGCGGCTCAAGATCGCCAACGGACTGTCGGCCGATCGACTGCGCGAGCAACTCGACGTCATCGACGAGATCCGCGAGAAGGTCGCCCCGCTTCGGATCCTCACCGGCATCGAGGTCGACATCCTCGAAGACGGGTCGCTCGACCAGGAGCCCGATCTGCTCGAGCGGCTCGACGTGGTGGTGGCCAGTGTGCACTCGAAACTGGCCATGGACGCCTCGGCGATGACCCGGCGCATGCTCAAGGCGGTGGCCAATCCGCACACCGATGTGCTGGGGCATTGCACCGGCCGACTGGTCACCGGCGGGCGCGGGATGCGCCCGGAGTCGAAGTTCGACGCCGAGAAGGTGTTCACGGCGTGCCGCGACAGCGGCACCGCCGTCGAGATCAATTCCCGCCCGGAGCGCCGGGACCCGCCCACGCGCCTGCTCGAGCTCGCCATCGACATCGGGTGCGTGTTCGCCATCGACACCGACTCGCACGCGCCCGGGCAGCTCGACTTCCTCGGCTACGGCGCGCAGCGCGCCCTCGATGCGGGCCTGCCTGCCGAGCGGATCGTCAACACCTGGCCGGCCGACGAGCTGCTGGCCTGGGCTTCGTCGTGA
- a CDS encoding ArsR/SmtB family transcription factor, which yields MPDRFPADAQRPLYEIKANLFKALAHPARIRVLEILSAGAGPTPVSDILAETGIEATLLSQHLAVLKRHHVVTARRTGNAVFYELAHPLLSELLVIARTFLADTLAGQREQLKSLQALPPLENSP from the coding sequence ATGCCCGATCGCTTCCCCGCCGACGCGCAGCGGCCGCTCTACGAGATCAAGGCCAATCTGTTCAAGGCGCTCGCCCATCCCGCGCGCATCCGGGTGCTCGAGATCCTCTCGGCCGGCGCCGGCCCCACCCCGGTCAGCGACATCCTCGCCGAAACCGGAATCGAGGCCACGCTGCTCTCCCAGCACCTCGCGGTCCTGAAGCGTCACCACGTGGTGACGGCCCGGCGGACCGGCAACGCGGTGTTCTACGAGCTCGCCCACCCTCTGCTGTCCGAACTCCTCGTCATCGCCCGCACCTTCCTCGCCGACACCCTCGCCGGTCAGCGTGAACAGCTGAAATCCCTCCAGGCGCTGCCGCCCCTGGAGAACAGTCCGTGA
- the dinB gene encoding DNA polymerase IV, which produces MFVSGGDPASILHADLDSFYASVEQRDDPSLRGRPVIVGGGVVLAASYEAKAFGVRTAMGGRTARALCPHAIVVPPRMSAYTQASRAVFDVFADTTPLVEALSVDEAFLDVSGLRRVAGTPVQIGARLREQVRDRVGLPITVGIARTKFLAKVASQQAKPDGLLLVPPDRELAFLHPLPVRALWGVGAKTAERLGAHGIETVADVAELSEGMLATLVGGAMGRQLYALAHNIDRRRVVAGARRRSVGAQRALGRGGSAMSAVELDAVVVNLIDRITRRMRAAGRSGRTVVLRLRFDDFSRATRSHTMPRATASTDVVLGAARRLVAAARPLIAERGLTLVGFAVGNIDRDGSEQLELPFTDRPDTTGIDLTVDAIRGRYGNAAVTRGVLVGRDPGLEMPMLPD; this is translated from the coding sequence ATCCGGCGAGCATCCTGCACGCCGACCTCGACTCGTTCTACGCGTCGGTCGAGCAACGCGATGACCCGTCGCTGCGCGGGCGGCCGGTGATCGTCGGCGGCGGCGTCGTGCTGGCCGCCAGCTACGAGGCCAAGGCCTTCGGAGTTCGCACCGCGATGGGCGGCCGGACCGCTCGTGCGCTGTGCCCGCACGCCATCGTGGTGCCGCCCCGCATGTCGGCCTACACCCAGGCCAGCCGCGCCGTGTTCGACGTGTTCGCCGACACCACCCCGCTGGTGGAGGCGTTGTCGGTCGACGAGGCGTTCCTCGACGTGTCCGGGCTGCGCCGGGTGGCCGGCACACCGGTGCAGATCGGTGCGCGGCTGCGCGAGCAGGTCCGCGACCGCGTCGGACTGCCGATCACCGTCGGCATCGCGCGCACCAAGTTCCTCGCCAAGGTCGCCAGCCAGCAGGCCAAGCCGGACGGGCTGCTGTTGGTTCCCCCGGATCGTGAGCTGGCGTTCCTGCACCCACTGCCGGTGCGCGCGCTGTGGGGGGTCGGCGCCAAGACCGCCGAGCGGCTGGGCGCGCACGGTATCGAGACCGTGGCCGACGTCGCCGAACTCAGCGAAGGCATGCTGGCCACCCTGGTCGGCGGCGCGATGGGCCGCCAGCTCTACGCCCTGGCCCACAACATCGACCGGCGCCGCGTCGTCGCCGGAGCCCGCAGGCGCTCCGTGGGTGCGCAGCGCGCGCTCGGCCGTGGAGGCAGCGCGATGTCGGCCGTCGAACTCGACGCGGTCGTGGTCAACCTGATCGACCGGATCACCCGCCGCATGCGCGCCGCCGGCCGATCGGGACGCACGGTCGTGCTGCGGTTGCGGTTCGACGACTTCAGCCGCGCGACCCGTTCCCACACCATGCCGCGGGCCACCGCGTCCACCGACGTCGTTCTCGGGGCCGCGCGCCGACTGGTGGCCGCCGCCCGGCCGCTCATCGCCGAGCGTGGCCTGACGTTGGTGGGTTTCGCGGTCGGCAACATCGACCGCGACGGCTCCGAGCAGCTCGAGCTCCCGTTCACCGATCGCCCCGACACCACCGGCATCGACCTGACCGTGGATGCCATCCGGGGCCGCTACGGCAACGCAGCGGTGACCCGCGGAGTGCTGGTGGGGCGCGACCCCGGCCTGGAGATGCCGATGCTGCCGGACTGA
- a CDS encoding LLM class F420-dependent oxidoreductase — MRFAFKTSPQNTTWKDMLAVWQFADDIDVFDSGWTFDHFYPIFSDPAGPCLEGWVTLTALAQATARLRIGVLVTGIHYRHPAVLANMASALDIVSDGRLELGIGAGWNEEESQAYGIELGTVRDRFDRFEEACQVLKGLLAEETTTFHGRFYQLTDARNEPKGPQRPHPPICIGGSGEKRTLRITARYADHWNFVGGTPAEFAHKREVLARHCADVGRDPAEIMTSAHVRLSADLDVGRAVDEAAALGAEGLDLAIIYLPAPHHVAVLEPLAAAISQSGLLSKPS, encoded by the coding sequence GTGAGATTCGCGTTCAAGACCTCGCCGCAGAACACCACCTGGAAAGACATGCTTGCAGTGTGGCAGTTCGCCGACGACATCGACGTGTTCGATTCGGGCTGGACCTTCGACCACTTCTATCCGATTTTCTCCGACCCGGCAGGCCCGTGCCTGGAGGGTTGGGTCACGCTGACCGCGCTGGCCCAGGCCACCGCGCGGCTGCGGATCGGGGTGTTGGTGACCGGCATCCACTACCGGCATCCCGCGGTGCTGGCCAACATGGCGTCGGCCCTCGACATCGTCTCCGACGGCCGCCTGGAACTGGGCATCGGCGCCGGCTGGAACGAGGAGGAGTCACAGGCCTACGGGATCGAACTCGGCACGGTCAGAGACCGCTTCGATCGCTTCGAGGAGGCCTGTCAGGTGCTCAAGGGGCTGCTCGCGGAGGAGACGACCACATTCCACGGCAGGTTCTATCAGCTCACCGACGCCCGGAACGAGCCGAAGGGGCCACAACGGCCGCACCCGCCGATCTGCATCGGCGGCAGCGGAGAGAAACGCACGCTGCGGATCACGGCGCGATACGCCGATCACTGGAACTTCGTCGGCGGCACACCAGCGGAGTTCGCCCACAAGCGCGAGGTCCTGGCCCGCCACTGCGCAGATGTGGGGCGGGATCCGGCGGAGATCATGACCTCCGCGCACGTGCGGTTGAGCGCCGACCTGGATGTCGGCCGGGCCGTCGACGAGGCGGCCGCGTTGGGCGCTGAAGGTCTGGACCTGGCGATCATCTACCTGCCCGCGCCGCACCACGTGGCGGTGCTGGAACCGCTGGCCGCGGCGATCAGCCAGTCAGGCCTGCTGAGCAAACCGTCGTAA
- a CDS encoding IS30 family transposase — protein MGFRMHGCKQVPESVREVFFATLRSGVSPTAAATVAGVAGATGRKWARDAGYQTTKKHYGTRYSQEARDAFWTALRSGSSPTQAAVFAGVSEHTALRWVQQAGYVPRTPLAVVSDLDTASSPAGPMSFLERCRLEELLETGHSPARAAALLGRHRSTISRETRRGQTASGYRARVGQGSVEAHAKRPKPRKLDTNPVLLDQVVQRLKHRHSPEQIAGRLREEFPDDPEMWVSHETIYQSMYVQPRGELARLVKTALRTGRTQRKPQGRTPTGTGKLKGMVNISQRPAEADDRAIPGHWEGDLILGSTASGSAIGTMVERTTGFVVLLHLPADRTAATLAEAMSAKIPEIPEILRRSLTWDQGSEMALHTKITEATGLPIYFCDPHSPWQRGTNENTNGLLRQYFPKGTDLSFYGPGWLDEVAAELNARPRKRHNWRTPAEELNRLLSDPSTFVATTA, from the coding sequence ATGGGGTTTCGGATGCATGGCTGCAAACAAGTGCCAGAGTCTGTCCGCGAGGTGTTCTTCGCAACGTTGAGGTCGGGGGTGTCGCCGACGGCGGCGGCGACAGTGGCCGGGGTGGCTGGTGCCACGGGTCGCAAATGGGCCAGAGACGCCGGTTATCAGACCACTAAGAAGCATTACGGCACACGGTATTCGCAAGAGGCTCGGGACGCGTTTTGGACCGCGTTGCGGTCGGGGTCCTCGCCGACGCAGGCCGCGGTGTTCGCCGGCGTGTCGGAGCACACGGCCCTGCGGTGGGTCCAACAGGCTGGTTACGTGCCCAGAACACCTCTTGCTGTGGTTAGCGATCTCGACACCGCGTCATCACCGGCAGGGCCGATGTCGTTTCTTGAACGCTGTCGGTTAGAAGAACTGCTGGAGACGGGGCATTCACCGGCTCGGGCCGCAGCATTGCTGGGGCGACATCGGTCCACGATCAGTCGTGAGACCCGTCGCGGGCAGACCGCCTCGGGATACCGGGCGCGCGTCGGGCAGGGCAGCGTTGAGGCCCACGCCAAACGTCCCAAGCCACGCAAACTCGACACCAACCCCGTCCTGCTCGACCAGGTTGTGCAACGCTTGAAGCATCGGCACAGCCCCGAGCAGATCGCGGGCCGGCTGCGCGAAGAGTTCCCCGACGACCCGGAGATGTGGGTGTCGCACGAAACGATTTATCAGTCCATGTATGTCCAGCCTCGCGGGGAGCTTGCCCGGCTGGTCAAGACCGCGCTACGCACCGGCCGCACTCAACGAAAACCACAGGGCCGCACCCCTACTGGCACCGGAAAGCTCAAGGGCATGGTCAACATCAGCCAGCGACCTGCTGAAGCTGACGACCGCGCGATCCCGGGTCATTGGGAAGGCGATCTGATCCTGGGCAGTACCGCCTCGGGCTCAGCGATCGGCACCATGGTCGAACGCACCACCGGGTTCGTGGTGCTGCTGCATCTGCCCGCCGATCGCACCGCAGCCACCCTGGCCGAGGCCATGTCGGCCAAGATCCCCGAAATCCCCGAAATCCTGCGCCGCTCACTGACCTGGGACCAAGGCAGCGAGATGGCATTGCACACCAAGATCACCGAAGCCACCGGCCTGCCGATCTACTTCTGCGACCCGCACAGCCCCTGGCAGCGCGGCACCAACGAAAACACCAACGGACTCTTGCGGCAGTACTTTCCCAAAGGCACCGACCTGTCCTTTTACGGCCCCGGCTGGCTAGACGAGGTCGCCGCCGAACTCAACGCCCGACCCCGCAAACGCCACAACTGGCGCACCCCCGCCGAGGAACTTAACCGGCTACTCTCAGACCCGTCCACATTTGTTGCAACGACCGCTTGA
- a CDS encoding TIGR03086 family metal-binding protein, translated as MIDLTQACSRTAAVLGQVGEHQLRAATPCSDMDLAALIAHVGGLAPAFTAAARKEFGPLTDTPPHLVEQPDEGWRQLYPARLAELAQAWRDPAAWEGMSRAGGVDFPAELGGLIALSEVVVHGWDVAAAAGLPYTVDDGVLQVLLPHVSAFAADPVEGLFDAPVPVPDDAPLLDRVLALTGRDPAWSAG; from the coding sequence ATGATCGATCTGACGCAGGCCTGTTCCCGCACCGCCGCCGTACTCGGGCAGGTGGGTGAGCACCAATTGCGCGCTGCGACGCCGTGTTCCGACATGGATCTCGCCGCACTGATAGCTCACGTGGGTGGTCTGGCGCCGGCGTTCACCGCGGCCGCCCGCAAGGAGTTCGGACCGCTCACCGACACACCGCCGCACCTGGTGGAACAGCCCGACGAGGGGTGGCGGCAGCTCTACCCGGCGCGGCTGGCCGAGCTGGCGCAGGCGTGGCGGGATCCGGCCGCGTGGGAGGGGATGTCGCGTGCCGGTGGCGTCGATTTTCCCGCCGAGCTCGGCGGGCTGATCGCGCTGAGCGAAGTCGTGGTGCACGGGTGGGACGTCGCCGCCGCGGCCGGGCTGCCCTACACCGTCGACGACGGGGTACTCCAGGTGCTGTTGCCCCATGTGTCGGCTTTCGCCGCCGATCCCGTCGAGGGCTTGTTCGACGCCCCGGTCCCGGTGCCCGACGACGCGCCGCTGCTCGACCGGGTGTTGGCGCTGACCGGCCGGGACCCGGCGTGGTCTGCCGGTTGA
- a CDS encoding SulP family inorganic anion transporter produces MIARTLGRLLPSRRDYADLPRSWRRDIMAGVTVGVVALPLALAFGISSGVGAAAGLVTAVVAGLVAAVFGGSSVQVSGPTGAMAVILAPIVASHGLGSIALVTVLAGVIVLVAGVTGLGRAVTFIPWPVIEGFTLGIAAIIFLQQIPAAFAATASPGQRTLPAAWHVVTHADWSQAAKTLGVIALVAALMLGLPRLHRAIPGSLAAVVAATLAVTVLGLSVATIGELPSHLPAPALPGVDLGALRDLIGAALAIAALAAIESLLSARVAATMSPTGPYDPDRELVGQGLASMASGVFGGMPATGAIARTAVNVRSGARTRVSAIVHSLLLLGVVYLATGPVAAIPLAALAGVLMVTSFRMISATTIRRILTSTRSDAVTFLLTAAVTVCFDLIEAVEIGVLVAAFFALRSVARRSSVVREELPAPYRPGDEEIALLRLDGAMFFGVAERISNAIIDADHPRTSVVIIRMSQLGMLDATGANTLAQICTELESRGITVIIKGVRPEHAALLANVGVFETLRHENHLVDTLDEAITHARTHARGQPH; encoded by the coding sequence GTGATCGCCCGCACCCTGGGCCGGCTGCTCCCGAGCCGGCGCGACTACGCCGACCTCCCCCGGTCCTGGCGGCGGGACATCATGGCCGGCGTCACCGTCGGCGTGGTGGCCCTGCCGCTGGCCCTGGCCTTCGGCATCAGTTCCGGCGTCGGCGCGGCCGCCGGGCTGGTCACCGCCGTGGTCGCCGGTCTGGTGGCCGCGGTCTTCGGCGGCTCGTCGGTCCAGGTCTCCGGACCCACCGGCGCGATGGCCGTCATCCTCGCGCCGATCGTGGCGAGCCACGGTCTCGGCAGCATCGCCCTGGTGACCGTGCTCGCCGGCGTCATCGTGCTCGTCGCCGGCGTCACGGGACTGGGCCGGGCGGTCACCTTCATCCCGTGGCCCGTCATCGAGGGGTTCACCCTGGGCATCGCCGCGATCATCTTCCTGCAGCAGATCCCGGCGGCGTTCGCCGCCACCGCCTCACCCGGGCAGCGCACCCTGCCTGCCGCGTGGCATGTCGTCACCCACGCCGACTGGTCCCAGGCCGCGAAGACGCTCGGCGTGATCGCGTTGGTCGCCGCCCTGATGCTCGGGCTGCCGCGACTGCACCGCGCCATTCCGGGATCGCTGGCCGCCGTCGTCGCCGCCACGCTCGCCGTGACGGTGCTCGGGCTCTCGGTCGCCACCATCGGCGAGCTGCCGTCCCACCTGCCGGCCCCGGCGCTGCCCGGCGTCGACCTGGGCGCACTGCGGGATCTGATCGGCGCGGCGCTGGCGATCGCGGCGCTGGCCGCCATCGAATCGCTGCTCTCGGCGCGGGTCGCGGCCACGATGTCGCCCACCGGCCCCTACGACCCGGACCGCGAGCTCGTCGGCCAGGGTCTGGCGTCGATGGCCTCCGGCGTCTTCGGCGGCATGCCGGCCACCGGCGCGATCGCCCGCACGGCCGTCAATGTGCGCTCCGGCGCCCGCACCCGCGTCTCGGCGATCGTGCACTCGCTGCTGCTGCTCGGCGTCGTCTACCTGGCCACCGGCCCGGTGGCGGCCATCCCGCTGGCGGCGCTGGCCGGGGTGCTGATGGTGACCTCATTCCGGATGATCTCGGCGACGACGATCCGCCGGATCCTGACCTCGACCCGGTCCGATGCCGTGACGTTTCTGCTGACGGCCGCGGTGACGGTGTGCTTCGACCTGATCGAGGCAGTCGAGATCGGCGTGCTGGTGGCGGCGTTCTTCGCGCTGCGCAGCGTGGCCCGCCGTAGCAGCGTGGTCCGCGAGGAGCTGCCGGCGCCCTACCGTCCCGGCGACGAGGAGATCGCCCTGCTGCGGCTCGACGGCGCGATGTTCTTCGGTGTGGCCGAACGGATCTCGAACGCGATCATCGACGCCGACCATCCGCGGACCTCTGTCGTGATCATCCGGATGTCCCAGCTCGGGATGCTCGACGCCACCGGCGCCAACACCCTGGCGCAGATCTGCACCGAACTGGAGTCGCGGGGCATCACCGTGATCATCAAAGGGGTGCGGCCCGAACACGCCGCGCTACTGGCCAACGTCGGCGTCTTCGAAACCCTGCGCCACGAGAACCACCTGGTGGACACCCTTGATGAGGCGATCACGCACGCCCGGACGCACGCCCGGGGTCAGCCGCACTGA